The genomic DNA AGTGCGGCCATCGGCTGGCATCGCGGCCGCGTCGTCGTGACGACACCGCGGCTCCGGGCGAGGACGCGGTGCGTGGATCGGGTGAGATGGGCTCCGATGACGAGACTCGCGACGTGGCGCCACGACAGCCCCGTGCACCGTCGGACGCCGATGCCGCGGAGCCGGCCGGCCCGGTCGTGACCTGCCCGTCGTGCGGTATGACCAACCCCGTGGGTTGGACCCTCTGCGGGCGGTGCGGCATGGGGCTGATCACCGTCGACGATCTCGTGGAGCGCCGTTGGGCGCGGGCGTGGCGTGGCGCCGGCCTGATCCTCGGACTGACGCTCGTCGTCGTGGTCGCGGCGGTCGCCGGTTGGCTGCTGCTGCGCGACGGCAGTGGCGAGTTCGTGGCGCCCAGCGGCGGGGCTCAGACCGCGTCCGCGGCGGCGCCGAGCGCGGCGGAGCCGACCGTTGCGTCCGAGCAGGTGCGGGTCGTGCTCGGTCCTGGTGACACGGGTCCGCGTGTGCGCGGATGGCAGCGGGCGCTGCGCGAGGTCGGGCTCGAGGTCGACGTGGACGGCGTCTTTGGGCCAGGCACCTTGGAGGCCACCCGGCGGTTCCAGGCGTCGGTGGGCGAGGAACCGACCGGCGAGGTGACGTCGCGGACGCTGGCCGCCGGCAGGTATGCGTCGTCTCTGCGGCAGGTCGGCATCTTCCTGCTACATGACGGCGAGCTCGAACGCGTCCACCGGCGCGTGGACGAGACGCAGCTGGCACGCGGCGCCCTCGAGGCGCTGGTCGCCGCGCCGCTGGCGTCCGAACGCGATGAGGGCCTGTCGACGGCGATCCCGCGTGGGGCGACCGTCGTGGCGGTGTCGGTCGGGGACGGGACCGCGACGGTGCGGTTGCGCGGGTTCGCCGCTGCCACCGGTGCCGGCGACCTTCAGGTGCGCGTCGACCAGGTCGTGCGCACGCTGACGCTCTTCGATTCGGTCGATGACGTGCGCTTTGTGCTACCCGCCGACGACATGGCGGTCTTCGCCGACGCGGGCATCCCCCTCGACCGACCACGAGGTGAAGCGGGTCGGTGACGCACGTGACTTCCTCGGACCGGACCCCGTGCCCACCTACGGTCAGCCGCTCGGGGTGCTCACGGGAGTCACCTCGGCATCCGGCTTCGGCGTCGCCGGGAAGGCACGTCGCGCGTGACGGGCGATCGAGCGGATGAGGGCGACGTCGATCGTGCCCCCGATGACGCCGCCCGCGAGGGGGATCGCCCGACCGAACCTGACGAGTGCGCGCTCGCCGGTACCGACGAGCAGGCGGAAGCCGATCGCTTTGTTCACCATCGTGGTCACTGACGGCGCGATCTTCCGCAGCCACGCCATCGTCACGCCACCGGCCGGCAGCACCATGCCGGCGTGGCTGAGCACCGTGCCGATGTCGTCACCCGTCAGCGCGGTGAGCACCGCGATCCGGGTTTCGGGTCGCGCGACGTCGTGGCCGCGGACGTGGGCGAGAGCGGCCACCATGCGCGTCGCCAGCGTGTAGAACCCCAGCAGGTTGGCCGGCACCGCCACCGGCAGCACGATGAACCCGCCGAGGCTGGTGACGAACCCGCTGACCGCGGCCAGGCGGGTGTGGTCAGCGATTATCTCGTCGATCGCCGCCTCCGGTGTGCCGTGCGCGGCCAGCGCCTCCTCGGCGACCTGCCGTGCGGGGGCCAGCGGGCCGACGCCGTCGAGGCCACCACGGGCGAGCTGGGCAACGAACGACTCGGCGATCCGATCGGTGATGCCTGGCATGGTGACGTCCTTGGTGGAGGTGCCTGGGGGCCGCGGCGGACCATGGGTGGGTGGTTGGACAAGACCGTTCCCAGTCCGGGGCGTGACACGCCTGGTGTCGCGTCGTGTCGGCGAGTCTCGTGGGCGCTCACTACACTCGTCGTTCACCTCATCGCATCCTCTCCCGAAGGTCGGTTTCCCTGTGCGCTTCCCACGTATCTCCGTCACGTCGCCGTCGTCGGTGCTCGTCGCCGTCGTGTGCACGATCCTCGTCGCCGCATGCGGCGGTGCCGCCGGCTCGGACGTCGCCGCCACCGTCGGTGACGTCCAGATCACGACCGCCGAGGTCGACGAGGCGTACCAGCAGCGGGCCGAGGGTCCAGCGGCCGCCAGCGAGCTCGCGGGCGATGAGTCCGGAGCGGTCGAGGAGGAGCTGAAGGCGGGCGTGCTGACGAACCTGATCCGCACGGAGGTCCTGCACCAGGCCGCCGAGGAGCGCGACATCGAGGTCACCGACGAGGAGATCGCCGAGCAGCGGGCGCTGCTGGTTGAGCAGGCCGGCGGTGAGGAGGCGCTGCAGGAGGTCATCGAGAACGCCAACGTGTCCGACGAGGAGCTCCGCGCCAACCTCCGCGACCAGGTCATCCAGAATGAGATCACGTCGCAGCTCGCCGAGGGCGTCGACCAGGTGGCGATCGAGGACGCGTACGAGAAGGACCCGCAGGGCCGCTACGGCGCGAAGGTGGAGGTCCGTCACATCCTGACCGAGAAGCGTGCGCAGGCGCGCGACGCCATGGAGCGCCTCGAGGCGGGAGAGGACTTCGGCGAGGTCGCCAGCGAGGTGTCGATCGACCCGGGGTCTGCCGAGAACGGCGGCGATCTCGGCGCGATCGGGCGCGGGGCGACCGTGCCGCCCTTCGAGAAGGCCGCCTTCAACGCCGAGGTCGGCGAGCTCGTCGGGCCGGTCAGGAGCGACTTCGGGTTCCACGTGCTCGAGGTGACGGGCAGGGTGCCAGCGCCTGATCTCGCCGACGTCGAGAGCCAGATCCGCACCGAGCTCGAGGCGCAGTCCGGGGGGCAGGCCTTCAACGAGTTCATCACCGGCTTCGTTGCGGACCTCGACATCGAGGTGGACGAGCAGTACGGCCGATGGGACGAGGCGGCCGTCGCGGTCGTGTCCGCCGACCAGGGTTCCGAGGCGCCGGGTACCCCGTCCGACCTCCCGCTGCCCACGGAGCTGCCCTCGGAACTGCCGACCGGATGAGCCGGGTCGCAGGCGCCACGCACGCACGCGCGGGCACGTTGACCGCGGCGTCGGCGCTCTACGATGCTGGGATGGGAGGAGCACACGACGACGGCGAACGCGTCCACCCCGAAACCGTCGCCGACTGGGCCGGGTGGCTGGTGGACGACCACGAACGAGCGGACGGCGGTGTGGCTGGTGTCGTGGAGAAGCACACGGGGCGTCCGACGGTCAGCTCTGACGATGCCGTGACCGAGGCACTGCGGTTCGGCTGGATCGACAGCGTGGGACGCAGGCCTCGACGATGACCGCACGACGCTGTGGTACTCGCCGCGCCGGAGCGGGAGCGGCTGGTCGCGGCCGAACAAGCAGCGCGTCGAACGTCTCGAGGCCGAGGGTCGGATGGAGGCGCCCGGCCGGGCGGTGATCGAGCAGGCGAAGGCGGACGGCACCTGGACCATGCTCGACGAGGTCGAGGACCTGATCGTGCCGGACGACTCGCGGCCGCTTCGACGCCCATCCCGGCGCTCGCCCGCACTGGGACGAGTTCCCACCGTGGTCGCGCCGGGCGATCCTCGAGTGGATCGTCCAGTCCAAGCGGGGGTGACGCGTGCGAAGCGGGTCGCCGAGACCGCGCGCCTGGCTGCGCGGGGCGAACGCGCCCAACAGTGGCGACCGAAGGGCTGACTCAGCCGGCAGGTGTGCCCGACTCGGCAAGCAGTCCGCGCACCTCGGCCACCGCAACGGGGTCGTCGAGGGCCTCCAGCGCCGCCGCGAGCTCGACGCGTGCCCTGACGATGCCACCGGTCCGCAGCGGCGCCTCGCCGCGGAGGCGGCGCGCGGTCCCGGCAGCGTCCGCGCTGGCGGCACCGAGCATCCGTGACGCGGCCTCCCACGCCTCGACGTACCGCGCCGACGCCAACAGTGCCTCGGCGA from Euzebyales bacterium includes the following:
- a CDS encoding EcsC family protein, producing the protein MPGITDRIAESFVAQLARGGLDGVGPLAPARQVAEEALAAHGTPEAAIDEIIADHTRLAAVSGFVTSLGGFIVLPVAVPANLLGFYTLATRMVAALAHVRGHDVARPETRIAVLTALTGDDIGTVLSHAGMVLPAGGVTMAWLRKIAPSVTTMVNKAIGFRLLVGTGERALVRFGRAIPLAGGVIGGTIDVALIRSIARHARRAFPATPKPDAEVTPVSTPSG
- a CDS encoding GerMN domain-containing protein, giving the protein MGLITVDDLVERRWARAWRGAGLILGLTLVVVVAAVAGWLLLRDGSGEFVAPSGGAQTASAAAPSAAEPTVASEQVRVVLGPGDTGPRVRGWQRALREVGLEVDVDGVFGPGTLEATRRFQASVGEEPTGEVTSRTLAAGRYASSLRQVGIFLLHDGELERVHRRVDETQLARGALEALVAAPLASERDEGLSTAIPRGATVVAVSVGDGTATVRLRGFAAATGAGDLQVRVDQVVRTLTLFDSVDDVRFVLPADDMAVFADAGIPLDRPRGEAGR
- a CDS encoding peptidylprolyl isomerase — encoded protein: MRFPRISVTSPSSVLVAVVCTILVAACGGAAGSDVAATVGDVQITTAEVDEAYQQRAEGPAAASELAGDESGAVEEELKAGVLTNLIRTEVLHQAAEERDIEVTDEEIAEQRALLVEQAGGEEALQEVIENANVSDEELRANLRDQVIQNEITSQLAEGVDQVAIEDAYEKDPQGRYGAKVEVRHILTEKRAQARDAMERLEAGEDFGEVASEVSIDPGSAENGGDLGAIGRGATVPPFEKAAFNAEVGELVGPVRSDFGFHVLEVTGRVPAPDLADVESQIRTELEAQSGGQAFNEFITGFVADLDIEVDEQYGRWDEAAVAVVSADQGSEAPGTPSDLPLPTELPSELPTG